In Zingiber officinale cultivar Zhangliang chromosome 9B, Zo_v1.1, whole genome shotgun sequence, the genomic window GTTGTAAATTTAACCTAATGTATGGCGAAATGAAATCTTAAAGATCATGAAGTACGTGGTCGAGAGGGTCAACatagaaattttgaaatttgagttgatCTATCTGAATTTTTTATACATCACAAACAGAGAATTTTGTTGATTTGATCAACAAAGTGGAGGGGATATTCGACTATAAGTTCTAGATCAAATGAAGGTGAAGCCGATTAACATCAGACTCAAGGGTAGAACATCGCGCGTGGTGGGAGCACTTGCAGTTCTTACGAAATAGATAGGTTAAACCAAGATCAAGGATTGGGAAAAGATGAATAAAAAGATGAAAGATCACCACTTTCTTCCTTTTCGGTACATTGAAACTTCGTTCCAATGACGATTAAGTTTTGTCATGAAGTATGATAGTTTTAACACCCAAGTTGACCTAACGGATTTGAAGATGATTTAGAGGAAGAATTTGACGTGATATTTTATGATGATAATCGGAAGACTTTAATTGTTCGTGAGAGTTTGTTGATGGAGGAATCTCGATCTCAAATTGAAGATGAGATTGAAGTAACTAATAATCCAATTATGGAACAGGCAAAGTGTTTGATGATTATCGTCGTCATTCTTTGAAAGTAAGATATTGCGTAGTATTTGTACCaatgatttaaaagatttttatcaTCTAAATTTGTCTGGAAATATATGCCTGGTGATTTGAAATAATAATTGTGAGTTGGATTAAAGAAAACAATTTCATAAAGAAATTAATGCCAtggaacataaaaaaaaaaaaaccaaacaaATCTCAAGATTAAACATTGAACAAATGGATataacaaattttaaaattttaatatacaaTATCAAGAGAGTCTCAGTTATAGTACAACTATGTTCATCATCTAGATTGATAAGAattcttattttaaatttaatggcaAATTCTTTCAATTCGGGATGAATGATGTTGAGGATtcgaagattattattatttttttattttttttttggcaattttatatatttttatatattttaggaatttttgataatttttatttttctatattttcagTCTGTTTAGAAATTTTAGGATTGTCAgagttataatttttctttttttttaaagaatttttttctttctttataattaAAGAATTGTAGTTcatatattaagattttttttttcctttaattgGATTTTATGGTCTAGAgtctatataaataaataatatttctttttttaaaaaaaaaaatctaaataatatATGTTATATCTtcttaccttctccttaaatccCTCATTTCATCCGCGCGCGGGGTAATTGCTAGTGTCAAATATTCAACTTACATCAATTAATCCTAAAGGTGATCAGTTCAATTCCATAAAAAAATTTTACCTGCCACTAGAATATTAGAACCATACTCGGGTGGTCATCTTACATAGATCTCCACAATCAACCTATCATTGTAAGCTGTCATGCTCAACTCAAATATTAGAACAGGGCATCTAGTCTTATCTAAGTAATTTGACTTCGTACTACTTCTcataattttttctccaaataaaatatatacatgtTTCAATTGAAAATCAAATCATGATACTCTTATGTATCCACCAAGATATAAATAAAAATCcgtgatatttttaaaaatttattaggaACCTTATATTTGCACTACActctaaataaattataaaatcgtATGGTAAAAAGATGATTCGCTCATCTTAGTGCCCCTACCAACTTGTCCTTAGGTCAACACAGAGAAGATAAATCACGAATAACTACTAACTATTAATGTAAATAATCAAAATATGGAAGAAGACATTCTTGAATGAGTTGCAAAACAATATTAAGAAGAAGAGGATAATAAACTCGTATTTtattctctttcttttcctcactATATGAATGAGGACTAAtcaataatataattattttttttcttcatagaatttttttttaaaatcatcaaTATCTTCTCGGGACAGTAGCTGAATACTTGTCCTTCCCTGTGCGCTATTTATCTATCCAAAGTTAATAGTCATCTATAGTTTATCTCTTCTGTATTGATTTGAGGACGGATTAACAATGACACTGGGATGAATGAATTACCTTTTGCCACTATGATTCAAACAATCGTCCTCACGAACATAGTTGAGATGAAATGATGGAGGGTTTATCATTTGAGATCTAGGAATCAAATCTTAGAATTGACGGGATGTAAATCTCTATGTCTTGTGTAACTCATCTCCTCATCCACTTACCCTTTCCGTCGTCATAATTTACTTTCTCTATATTGATCTTAGAGCGGATTGACGGAGATGTTAGAGATGAGCACATCACCTTTTATTTTGCCACTTATTCAAACAATAGGTTCGAACTCAGGATTAACAAGACATAAATCCCTATGTCCCGGAATAACTCACCCTCACATCTATTAATTTTTTCAGTTAATGTGATTTATGTTTATCCTGAGATGGACTAGTGGGGATAAACGTTtcgtcttttttttttatctccacTGTGTTTATCTTGAGACGGATTTGTAAGGACAAacctttcacttttttttttttttgcaacatgATTAAGACAATCAGACGTTCCACGGACATAAGTAAGATAATAAATAGATGGAGATTTTTAAAAGCTAAACCTCAGATTTGACAAAGTATAAATTCATGTATCCTGTATAACTCATCTCCAATTCATTTACTTACTCATATCATAATTTAAAACATCCACATTAGTCATAAGTGGTATATTTATAACATTCACATTAGTCCTGAGACATACCACTTAGTATCATAATTTAGCATTAGTCCTTAAATATAACTgagatgataaataaataaagatttatTAAGATCATATAAACTgagatgataaataaataaagatttacCAAGATTATAAAGTGAAACTTTAGACTAACAAAACATAAATTCTTAAAACATCCATATGAGCTCCTCTATAAAAAAATTCTATCTTAAATTTAAAatagaataattaaaaaatatttatatcagATATCTTATTCATTCTTTAAATATAAATTTGGTGAATAAtaagtatttaaattttaaaattaaaatttctatcctaaaaataaaataatatttttttaatataatatataataaaaaaataattaattaaatttaataaaataaattatttattttaaattttagatataataataaaaaaactttatATGAATGTTATCTCATCGACGTACTTATTCAGTAATTTACCATCTCCGCGTACCAGTGCTGAGTTTCTCAGCGGAGACGAGCGGCTTCGCTTTTGCCGACTCAGACAATCGGACGGTTCACATGCTCGGTCGGGAAGCGACTACCGTGGGAGACGGCGTTCTGTTTGGGAGGAAGGTCCCGTCGACACGGGGCGATGGTCGTCTAACGGCGTTAGGCGAGGCCCAAGAGTCGATCATGTGGAGCACGTGAGGGAACACGTGAAAGAcattataataattaaattttaggaACGCTTTCTTTTTCGTAGCCAGAAATTCACATCACAACGCGACACGTGTCGGATCGGAGTACAAAACGGGCAGATTTCGTAGCAGCTGCCGCTGGTACCAAACAGGACTTCTTTAGAAGCTCCAAACGCAATCTAGCTCCGTGGACCCCACAGGCAACTGGTGACCCAGCACAGCATCACTAGTCTCGGCCGTCCGATGGAAATCCGACGGCCACCCCGAGCCCGCCGAATCGATCGCCGGCGGCGGCCCGGCCGCACTTGGTATGAGAAACGGCAAGTGAAGATTCTCCTGCAACGACCTCAGACTCTGGAAGCCTCCGGCGAAGCCGGACGGAGGAGCTGGCGGGAAGTGGAGGCCCATGAAGGAGACGGTGGTGGAGAAGCAGGGCACGGGCGCCGCCTCCCTCACGGCGGCGCTCTCGCCGGCGAGCGCGAAGCGGGTCCTCTTCCCGCTGCTTCCCCCACCGCCGCACTTCTGAAACACGCGGGAAACTACCCATTCCTCCTGCAACAACACTCTTTTTCCCACATGATCCTCATAGAACATCCACAGATTGAGCTCCAAAGTCAAATGCGTCTCACCTTGAAAGATCTCGACAAGAAATGGTAGGCGAACTTGCCCTCGAGCCTGTACTCGTGCATCACCCAGTTGCTCTTCTCGCCCTTGGGAGCTCTCCCTCTGTAGAACACCAACGTCTTCTTCATCCCCACCAGCGCCGTCGCCTTCGAGCTGTAGATTTCCCGGTCCTTCCCCGTCGCCTTCCAGTACCCGGCGTCTGTTGCCCTGTTGGTCCGCAGTCCGGTGGGGTACTTCCGATCGCGAAGGCTGAAGAAGTACCATTCCTTCTCCCCCATCTTCGCCTTCTCTGCATTTAACTTATCGCCCAATTAAACCACGGGATCTTGCTGGTTGATTAACAGAGAAGAATCGAAAGATCGAACCTGGGAGTTCCCATGGCTCGCATTTGTTGAGGTCGATCTCGGCAATGGCCCGGCCTGCGAAGTTGACGTCAAGCACTTTCTTGAGGAGGTAGTGCGTGATGAGCTCCTCGTCGGTGGGGTGGAAACGGAAACCAGGCGGCAGCTGAGACTCGCTGGCGACGTGGTTCTCCATTTCAACGCTGCTTATCGGATCGAGTGAGCCAAAGATTAATTTTTTGTCATTCCACGACCGAAATCATACGTCAACAAAAGCTCTCAAACTCTGCTTATAAAGAGGGAAGAGAGGTGAGCTGTGCGACTTAAATGAGCAGGACGAATCAAGGCGTGTCAGAGGTAGCCATGCCGTAGCCCTTGCTTCCTATCTAATCCTGGAGGAAAACGGAGAGTGAGCTCTGCTCCGCTCTGCTAGGCTACAGAGCAGAGCTGCTTGTGAGCTCAGCCATGGCGGAGGTCAGAGGGGAATTGGTGCGCGCGTGAGAAAGTGTGCAGGTTTTTTGGTGTCAGAGAGAGGAACAGTGGAaacaggggagaaaaggaaaacAGAGGGATTTGAGGTGATCTCGCATCAGATAAAGCTGCCGCAAAATCTCAATCTGTCAGAGAGGGATGGTGAGAAAGGAACAGTACAGTATTCAATAAATCATGAGGCGAATTCCATCACATCAGCTTTATGAATCTTGCATGCACGGGAGAAGTCACGAACAGAAGAAAGGAGGAGGAGTGATTCTTGGTGGGCGTCGAGGAAGGGAATGTCAATCGTTGCCACTTGCCATGGCGAGGTTGCATGGCATTTCATGCATACGTCGATCGGTCCGTCGAATCGAGAGGGCGACGGCGATTAGATATCTATTGTGTGGTTTCACAggtcgaggaggaggaggaggaggagctcgCGGTTTGAGAtgacggcgacggcgacggcgacgggaggaggaggaagaagaagaacctccGGCTTTAACACCCAACGAACCGCGGCTCACCGAATAAACCGGGACGGTCCATCAACTGAACCGTTGGATCAGTAATCTGCTAACTGTTTGAGTTGAAATGAAGGGAGgcatttgattttgatgtgatgtATTTGACTTGTCATATCCTCTGTACACGATACATTCTTCGGTCGATATGATTGatatgaaatgaaatgaaatgaggTTGGTTCAACGGTGTCAGCTGCAGGTGACAATTGCCATAATTTTCTACACCTTAATCATTATGCAATTCGTCAGGTCACCGTTGAGAGATGATATCATAGGTAGCTTCTgagttttaaatcatttttttattcatcaaattattaatatttataaaatatctaCACATACCgaaaaagtttattttatttaaaaagacTATAAGAGTAATAAAAGTAAGAATCTATATTAACTTTAGAAAAGTCTAATGTCGATGCGTTTGTAGTCCAACGGTTAGGATAATTGCCTTCCAAGCAATAGACCCGGGTTCGACTCCCGGCAAAcgcaattttatttttcttctttttcattttcatttcacaaaaatatatttttttgctGTGAAGGGATATTCGCATCCAAGTCATTCATGAGGTTTCGTCCCGTTCTCGTCCGGGCATCGCGGTCTGACGCCCGGATCCTCGCCGTCGCCGGATAACCCTCGCTTCCGGCCGTCCTTCTAGCAGCTTTTTTGCTAGGACTTCGACGGGTTTACTCTCCTCTCCTTGCGCTTGCCTATTCGCTTCCCTTTCCTTCCGCTTTAATCGAGGCGGTTTATTCGGCTTGGGCTTGGCAGGCCTTCCTAGGGAATGGCGTTCGACATTGGCGCCGTCATTCTTTGATATCGGAAGCTCTAGCATGGTGACGGTATTGCCGTTCCTCTTCTGGCTTTACTTTTCTACCCTAATTTCGCATCCGGCCATTCGATTGCCCGATTTAAGTATATGATTATGTTTACAATTTTTAATGAGCGGAGAGAAGTGTCTTAGTGGCTTCCGCATTTAAGATAGGTTAACCCTTAGAATGACTTGATGTTTAGTGCTGAGGGAAGATAGCTTCTTTTGCTTAAGATTCATCTGTTTTTGGTTCTGCATTGTGTCTCTTGCATTGGCATCTGACTATAGCACAAGTTTCTTCTTTGTTTATCAATGTTCCTTTTTGTTGACAAATGGATTGGTGAGCTTTGTCTTTGGTTGTGTTCAAGTCTAGTTTGGTACATTGTTCTGAATTTTCATAAAGGGGACTTACGGTTATGTTAGATTGAGTGTTTTTGAAACTCAGTTAAATGTTCTTTCTACTCCTTGGCGACCATACTTGATGTTTGTCACACCTTATTGTTTAGAATCTGTTGGAAGCAAGAATAGATATAATACTCTTACACTGATATCATTCACTTAACAAAGACTGTTGAATCTTTACTTGAGGGATATCTTGAGCATATATTACACATACATATTCATTGTACTTGATATATTTCTTTCTACTGAATGGACTAATTGATGTTTTTTTTCATTACGTCTACACTAAGTCTGCACGTTATATTGTTTTGCAATATGAATTGGAACATACCTAAGCGATGTTAAGGAAAGTCACTTGAAACTTGAATTTTATAAATGAACAGGTAGTGGTGTCTCAGTAACTATACGAGCAATggaattgcgtgacttttttggAAGTTTGGATTTCTCCTTACAGGTAAGCTATGTCTTTCATTTATTTTGGATATTTAGGATTATATTGACTAATCTTTAACCACCAATTTAGGATCTGATGAAGTCACATTCTCTATTTAtgcacatgcacacacacaaagATGACCTTTAGATTTTATGATTATAAAAAGTTAGTCATTTAGTTTGGATTTTAGAATGTGGAGTCTATAGAGAAACAAAAAATGTTACATATTATAATTAAAAGAACCCAATCAATGCagtcatttatttattttctcaaCATTGATAGTAATCATCGGTAGAGAAGGCCAAAGGTAGGGTTGTCAGCGATGAACTAGGTGAGACATCGTCATTGAAGAAGAGGATACCATGGCTAGGAAAGTCTGAAGGATTGCGGCTTGTGAGGCATAGAAGGTAGGATGACTAtgtgaagaggaagagagagggtCATCGGTGCCGATGATAAATGGAAATTAAAATCACTTGATGAGAACATACGGAGGTTGGAGGGTGCATAAGGAGAATGGAGACCATCATCATTGGGTTGGGTCACAGGACAAAGTGGATCACAAATTGTGATCACATTATTGATGTCAAGGAGAGATTTTATGCGATAAAGGAGGGCACTATGGTTGCATGAGGAAAGAGTGGTAGGCGAAATGCACATGCATGCATGGAGAAAGGGTGAGGGTTGTGGTGCCTAAGATAAGTGGAAGAGGATCATTGGATACAAAACTGCATGATGGAATGAGTTCCATGAGAAGGGTGATTCAATAGTGAACTAGCTCTTCCCTATCAAGAAGGCCAAAGTGCAAAATGAATCCATATTCATTAATACGTCCCTTGATGCCAAGAAGAAGAGAGACTACCAAAAAAAAAACCAAGAAAAAAAAGGCACTACTGGTGCATGAGAAGGGAGTGACTTTGTATTTCAACTTATTTCATTCAAACTCTATATAAAACACGCACGCAATGGAGTTTTTTCTCCttcaaaataatataatatcaCTAATAAGGAATTaggttatttaaaaactattgCATACATAGTTCCAACATGCTTTTGCATCAAACCCCACAATCATTCACATTAAACATTGCTTCAATTAAACCCCAAATAAAAGCATCACTATTAcatacttatttttaaattttactctTAATTTGCTGCATTAATCAAAACCTTTCATGGATTATACTCTTCATTTTCTCCATTGTTCTGTCTCTCATAATTATTTGCCTCGTCATTATAATTATTGTACACATAATGGTTAGCACCCTTTAAGCCAATTCCAGCATATAATCCATATCCTTTTTCAGCAACAGGATCGTAAAAATATTTCCCATTTTCTAAGAACAATGTGTCACTCATTCCATACTTCTCATTCCTGTAACCTTGCTGAGCTTTGGGTTCTTTCTCCTCGTAGCTCGATCTGCTCAAACCATTGATTTTCAGTAAATTTAGAGATTAAACTGATCAggaaacagtaaaagaaagatacAGTAGAAAACTTATACTTGGTGGTGGGAGAGGGATGATTATGAGTGCTGAATTTTGCAGCTTTCTCGACTTGGACGGCCGGCGTCGCCTCAGGGACGACTACTGTGGTTGTTGTGGTTGCAGGAGTTCTTGCAGTGACTTCAGGAAAAGAGATGGATAAAGACGTGAGGAGGAGGGAAGAGAAGAGTAAGAAGTTCACTGAGGAAGCCATGGAAGGAGATCAATTTGAAGTATGATGGTGTTGCTCTAGCTTACTTGAATTTATAGgagtttttttattttgttttctttactTTAAAATTCGTCTTTTCCAATTAATTGACCGTGTGTTCTTGCGATGATTGAGGAACAAATTGGAAGAGTGACTTTAGGCCTGACTTTAGAGGACTTTCtttgatatatattttaaataatgtTATTCAAGGTAAATTATGGCTAAATATATAGCTTAGTTGGAGCGCACTATTTCCATGTGAAGGCGGAATCATAGGCATTGTTGGAGACTAAATAATAAGAATGCGTGTCTTTTAGATAAAATTTCAAGTTCTAGATAAATTGTTTAAtggatttatttataaaaatctaTGTGATAAAAAGTTAGAAATTGTTTGTAATCGACACGTGTCTCTTATGGCTCGATCTATGTCTATCCTACCAGTCCATTCAACCTTTAACTAACTAAATTTGTTGGCTCAAACGgcttcataattttaaaattatataaaaaattataaagaaaGGAATTaacttcaaaaataaatataaaaaatttcttttatggTGTAGAAGAAAGCCAATAATAATACTAATactattaataataaataaataaagaagaaggcatcatTTGGGCGTCACTGGAAATCCGATGCCGTGGCGAGTCGACGGGAAAGCCACGAAGACGGCGCTTACAACGAGGCCGACGACGACCGGCGCAGCCGCCACCACCTGCGCCACGTTGGGCGACTCGATCGGGTAGAAGCACGACACCACGTTGCGGTCCGCCAGCGCCACGGCCACGAACACTAGCAGTGTCATGAGCGCGTGCAGCAAGTCGACCGGCATCAGCCTGTACTCAGCCGCGACAGCCGGCGCCGGAGGCGGCAGACCGTCAATGACGAGGAGGCCACGCCGGGTGGCGAGGCCGTAGCGGACGCGGCCGGTTGTGGCGTCGGTGAAGCTGTCGGTGAGGGTGAGGACGATCGAGGAGAGGCAGCAGACTAGGAGGAGTGCAGAGGTCATGGCCCGGTTGGCTGTGGCGGCGCATCGGCCGCCGTCAGTGAGGACGGGGGCGAGAACATGGAAGGCGAGGGTGGTGCCGGTGGGGAGGTAATTGGCGAGGTCGGCAGTGCTCTTGTATACCACTTGAAGCAGAGTACGCGACGGCACCGCCTCCGCCTTGTGGCTGTGGTCCTCCTCCCCTCCGGCGTCGGACAAGAGAGGGCTCCTCTGATCGCCAACGCCGGCGATGAGCAGTTGATTAGTTGCCATTTAATCGTAATTAAATTTaagtaaattagatttaattcatGGGAACAACGTTATACTTTACTGTTATATACACGGATATGGTTAATTAACGGCAGACGAAAGGAATTGCTTGCTTGAATCATAACCTTCATTGAAGGAGAAGGCATAAAGGTACTAGCAtcgtgttgaccttgggacggatTTATGAGGGCGCTGAGGACGAGCGTATTTATCTTTTGCCACAATGAAGTACCATCAAGTCGGCCGATTTATCTCCTTTTATATAATCTAGGGACGAATTATTAGGAACATCTGAGTGAATATAATCATCTTTTGCTATAATAAAATGCCATCGAAAAAAAGAACTGCCATCAAGTCAGTCGGTTCAACTCCACGATAATGAACAATGCCATCGAAAAAAAGAACTCCCTTTTGTTCAACTTTCGTCTCAAATCGCAATCCCCAAGCCGGTATGTATTGTTCATGGTCTGGCTCCTTTTACTGGGCCTTGGTTTTTGAATCCCGGCCCAttaagctaaataaaatataagcgGACCTAATTGGCAAGCCTTACATAActctaatcatttataataaatgagattgacttttttttttaaagaaaaaatgattctatataaaagaaaagatatcgTATGAGATGGTCAAAATATGTTCACATCACATG contains:
- the LOC122024534 gene encoding protein CUP-SHAPED COTYLEDON 2-like — translated: MENHVASESQLPPGFRFHPTDEELITHYLLKKVLDVNFAGRAIAEIDLNKCEPWELPEKAKMGEKEWYFFSLRDRKYPTGLRTNRATDAGYWKATGKDREIYSSKATALVGMKKTLVFYRGRAPKGEKSNWVMHEYRLEGKFAYHFLSRSFKEEWVVSRVFQKCGGGGSSGKRTRFALAGESAAVREAAPVPCFSTTVSFMGLHFPPAPPSGFAGGFQSLRSLQENLHLPFLIPSAAGPPPAIDSAGSGWPSDFHRTAETSDAVLGHQLPVGSTELDCVWSF
- the LOC122022345 gene encoding protein E6-like, which translates into the protein MASSVNFLLFSSLLLTSLSISFPEVTARTPATTTTTVVVPEATPAVQVEKAAKFSTHNHPSPTTKSSYEEKEPKAQQGYRNEKYGMSDTLFLENGKYFYDPVAEKGYGLYAGIGLKGANHYVYNNYNDEANNYERQNNGENEEYNP
- the LOC122024828 gene encoding protein DMP7-like isoform X1; amino-acid sequence: MPSPSMKVMIQASNSFRLPLINHIRVYNSKRSPLLSDAGGEEDHSHKAEAVPSRTLLQVVYKSTADLANYLPTGTTLAFHVLAPVLTDGGRCAATANRAMTSALLLVCCLSSIVLTLTDSFTDATTGRVRYGLATRRGLLVIDGLPPPAPAVAAEYRLMPVDLLHALMTLLVFVAVALADRNVVSCFYPIESPNVAQVVAAAPVVVGLVVSAVFVAFPSTRHGIGFPVTPK
- the LOC122024828 gene encoding protein DMP6-like isoform X2, with amino-acid sequence MATNQLLIAGVGDQRSPLLSDAGGEEDHSHKAEAVPSRTLLQVVYKSTADLANYLPTGTTLAFHVLAPVLTDGGRCAATANRAMTSALLLVCCLSSIVLTLTDSFTDATTGRVRYGLATRRGLLVIDGLPPPAPAVAAEYRLMPVDLLHALMTLLVFVAVALADRNVVSCFYPIESPNVAQVVAAAPVVVGLVVSAVFVAFPSTRHGIGFPVTPK